In Nostoc sp. GT001, a genomic segment contains:
- the tatC gene encoding twin-arginine translocase subunit TatC, whose amino-acid sequence MTPSQDVDTVNVPNLDPEGYGNSDTDPLDELPGEIEMSLFDHLEELRQRIFYSLIAVAVGIIGCFFAVKPIVQLLEVPAQGVKFLQLAPGEYFFVSLKVAAYTGFVLTSPFILYQIIQFVLPGLTRRERRLLGPVVLGSSVLFGAGLVFAYLLLIPAALKFFISYGADVVEQLWSIDKYFEFVLLLLFSTGLAFQIPIIQLLLGNLNIVSSERMVSGWRYVIMGAVVLGAVLTPSTDPLTQSLLAGAVLALYFGGVGLVKLTGK is encoded by the coding sequence ATGACGCCTTCACAAGACGTAGATACTGTAAACGTTCCTAACCTCGACCCCGAAGGATATGGCAACTCAGACACCGATCCTCTTGATGAGTTGCCTGGTGAAATCGAAATGTCCCTTTTCGACCACCTAGAAGAGTTGCGGCAACGAATTTTCTATTCGTTGATTGCCGTAGCAGTGGGCATTATTGGCTGTTTCTTTGCCGTTAAGCCGATTGTCCAGCTACTTGAGGTTCCAGCACAAGGAGTAAAATTTCTCCAACTTGCACCTGGAGAATATTTCTTTGTCTCCCTGAAAGTTGCAGCCTACACTGGCTTCGTACTTACTAGTCCTTTCATTCTTTACCAGATTATCCAGTTTGTGCTTCCAGGACTGACTCGCCGCGAACGCCGTTTACTGGGGCCTGTGGTTTTGGGTTCCAGTGTGCTGTTTGGAGCTGGTTTAGTATTTGCCTATTTACTCCTTATCCCCGCAGCCTTGAAATTTTTCATTAGCTACGGAGCAGATGTAGTCGAACAACTTTGGTCAATTGATAAATATTTTGAATTTGTGTTGCTACTGTTATTCAGCACTGGTTTAGCATTTCAAATTCCCATTATTCAACTGTTGCTCGGTAATTTAAACATTGTCTCGTCAGAACGGATGGTTTCTGGTTGGCGTTACGTGATTATGGGAGCAGTAGTTTTAGGAGCCGTCCTGACGCCTTCTACTGACCCCTTGACTCAAAGTCTTTTAGCTGGAGCAGTTTTAGCGCTTTATTTCGGTGGTGTTGGACTGGTGAAGCTCACGGGAAAATGA
- a CDS encoding RNA ligase family protein — protein sequence MTKYPSIPTYHSLGDKGTLLEETVKFDGEVILTEKIDGTNSRIILLPDGNFVLGSREELLFAKGDLIGNPALGIVDALKGVADSLPQVQNSITVAYLELYGGKITAASKQYTAQQNVNWRLFDVAVLTNIEILFTKVVQQLAAWRDNGGQVFLNEEELSKAAIDYGFELTPRITTIPALPVSIQETHEFLKKIIPKTNVALDEGAKGRAEGIVARTISRSAIAKLRFEDYERHAAKCFLNTKV from the coding sequence ATGACTAAGTACCCCAGTATCCCTACCTATCATTCTCTAGGAGATAAGGGTACTTTGCTAGAAGAAACGGTTAAGTTTGATGGTGAAGTCATCCTCACTGAAAAGATAGATGGTACTAATTCTCGGATAATTCTCCTGCCCGATGGAAACTTTGTTTTAGGTAGCAGAGAAGAGTTATTGTTTGCTAAAGGCGATCTCATTGGCAATCCTGCACTTGGTATCGTAGATGCTCTTAAAGGTGTTGCAGACTCACTACCTCAAGTGCAAAACAGCATCACTGTTGCATATCTCGAACTCTATGGTGGGAAAATCACCGCTGCAAGTAAACAATACACGGCACAACAAAATGTCAATTGGCGGTTATTTGATGTTGCAGTTCTTACAAATATTGAAATTCTATTCACCAAGGTTGTACAGCAATTGGCAGCGTGGCGTGACAATGGAGGTCAGGTGTTTCTCAACGAAGAGGAACTAAGTAAAGCAGCAATTGATTATGGATTTGAACTAACACCACGAATTACAACAATTCCTGCTTTGCCAGTAAGTATCCAGGAAACACACGAATTTCTCAAAAAGATAATTCCTAAAACTAATGTTGCTCTTGATGAAGGCGCAAAGGGTCGAGCAGAGGGAATTGTTGCTAGAACAATTTCCAGAAGTGCGATCGCAAAGCTGAGATTTGAAGATTATGAACGCCATGCCGCCAAGTGCTTTCTCAACACGAAGGTGTAG
- a CDS encoding glycoside hydrolase family 57 protein — protein sequence MAIGYVALVLHAHLPFVRHPESDYVLEEEWLYEAITETYIPLLKVFEGLKRDGIDFKITMSMTPPLVSMLRDPLLQERYEAHLAQLEELIALEAEHNVNNGHLRYLAEHYITEFSEARQLWERYGGDLVTAFKKFQDSNNLEIITCGATHGYLPLMKMYPQAVWAQIQVACEHYEQTFGKAPRGIWLPECAYYEGLERMLADAGLRYFLTDGHGILYARPRPRFGTYAPIYTETGVAVFGRDHESSQQVWSSEVGYPGAAEYREFYKDLGWEAEYEYIKPYIMPNGQRKNTGIKYHKITGRGLGLSDKALYDPYWAREKAAEHADNFMYNRERQSEHLYGIMQRPPIIVSPYDAELFGHWWYEGPWFIDYLFRKSWYDQKTYQMTHLADYLRDQPTQQVCRPSQSSWGFKGFHEYWLNETNAWVYPHLHKAAERMIEISQLEPEDELGWRALNQAARELLLAQSSDWAFIMRTGTMVPYAVRRTRSHLMRFNKLYEDVKVGKIDSGWLEKVELMDNIFPEINYRVYRPL from the coding sequence ATGGCTATCGGCTACGTCGCGCTTGTACTCCACGCACATCTACCCTTCGTTCGTCACCCGGAAAGTGACTACGTGCTGGAGGAAGAATGGCTCTATGAAGCCATCACAGAAACCTACATCCCCTTATTGAAAGTATTTGAAGGCTTAAAGCGAGACGGTATCGACTTTAAAATCACGATGAGTATGACACCCCCTTTAGTGTCGATGCTCCGCGATCCTTTGCTTCAAGAACGCTACGAAGCCCACTTAGCCCAACTAGAAGAACTCATAGCACTAGAAGCAGAACATAATGTCAACAACGGGCATCTTCGTTATTTAGCCGAGCATTACATTACTGAGTTTAGCGAAGCGCGTCAGCTATGGGAACGCTACGGCGGGGACTTGGTGACAGCTTTTAAGAAGTTCCAAGACAGTAACAACCTGGAAATCATCACTTGCGGCGCTACTCACGGCTATTTACCGTTGATGAAAATGTATCCGCAAGCAGTGTGGGCGCAAATTCAGGTAGCCTGCGAACATTACGAACAAACTTTTGGAAAAGCACCCAGAGGCATTTGGTTGCCGGAATGTGCCTACTATGAAGGTTTAGAGCGGATGCTAGCCGATGCTGGGTTACGCTACTTCCTTACTGATGGGCATGGCATTCTTTACGCCCGTCCCCGTCCGCGCTTTGGCACTTATGCCCCAATTTATACGGAAACTGGTGTTGCTGTCTTCGGTCGAGATCATGAATCCTCCCAACAGGTATGGTCTTCTGAGGTGGGCTATCCTGGAGCGGCGGAATACCGAGAATTTTACAAAGATTTGGGTTGGGAAGCAGAATATGAGTACATCAAGCCCTACATCATGCCCAATGGTCAGCGGAAAAATACGGGCATTAAGTATCACAAAATTACGGGTCGTGGCTTAGGTCTATCAGATAAGGCGCTCTACGATCCTTATTGGGCTAGAGAAAAAGCAGCAGAACATGCTGATAACTTTATGTATAACCGAGAGAGGCAATCTGAGCATCTCTATGGTATAATGCAACGCCCGCCAATTATCGTTTCGCCTTATGACGCAGAGTTATTTGGACATTGGTGGTATGAAGGCCCCTGGTTCATCGATTACCTATTCCGCAAATCGTGGTATGACCAAAAAACATATCAAATGACCCATTTAGCAGACTATTTGCGAGATCAGCCAACTCAGCAAGTGTGTCGTCCTTCGCAGTCGAGTTGGGGTTTCAAGGGTTTCCATGAGTATTGGTTGAATGAAACGAACGCCTGGGTTTATCCGCATTTGCACAAAGCTGCTGAACGGATGATTGAAATCTCGCAACTGGAACCAGAGGATGAGTTGGGGTGGAGAGCATTAAACCAAGCAGCGCGGGAATTATTATTAGCACAATCTTCCGACTGGGCATTTATTATGCGGACGGGAACGATGGTACCCTATGCAGTTAGACGGACGCGATCGCACCTAATGCGGTTTAATAAGCTCTATGAAGACGTTAAAGTTGGCAAAATTGATAGTGGTTGGCTGGAAAAAGTCGAGTTAATGGATAATATCTTCCCCGAAATCAACTATCGCGTCTACCGTCCGCTATAG
- a CDS encoding Uma2 family endonuclease — protein MNQTISDQVRWTTSDLELLTTDEWKRYEIIDGELFVTRAPHWKHQGTAGNICLELQLWSRSSGLGETRQTPGIIFTEADNVIPDVVWISHERLAQLLDEEGHLRGAPELIVEVLSPGTTNERRDREAKLKLYSSTGVQEYWIANWQLQQLEVYRREAAQLKLIATLLADDEITSPLLPGFGVRVQRFFG, from the coding sequence ATGAACCAAACAATATCTGATCAAGTCCGTTGGACAACCTCAGACTTAGAATTACTCACAACTGACGAATGGAAGCGCTATGAGATTATTGACGGAGAGCTATTTGTGACTAGAGCGCCTCACTGGAAACATCAAGGGACTGCGGGCAATATATGCTTAGAATTACAACTTTGGTCTCGCTCTAGTGGGCTAGGGGAAACCCGTCAAACTCCCGGCATAATTTTTACAGAAGCCGATAATGTCATACCCGATGTAGTTTGGATTAGTCATGAGCGTTTAGCACAATTACTAGATGAAGAAGGGCATTTGAGAGGAGCGCCAGAACTCATTGTGGAAGTGCTTTCTCCTGGGACAACTAACGAACGTCGAGATCGAGAAGCCAAGCTGAAACTATACTCATCCACAGGAGTCCAAGAATATTGGATTGCAAATTGGCAATTACAGCAACTAGAAGTTTATCGCCGAGAAGCTGCCCAATTAAAACTGATCGCAACCTTGTTGGCTGATGACGAAATCACATCACCATTGTTACCAGGCTTCGGCGTTCGAGTTCAGCGTTTTTTTGGATAA
- a CDS encoding Uma2 family endonuclease: MTASVEYIPVTPIEYPDEDGKPLAEGDIQFSYLAYGINTLQIYFQNHLDVYVAGNVFIYYEIGYPESVVAPDVFVVFEVENRDRRSYKTWEENNQTPDFVLEITSKATRSKDQGAKKGIYAFLGVREYFQYDPTGDYLNPQLQGLHLVDGNYFPVSANTLPDGTVSLPSEVLGLELRLEAEKLRFYNPTTSQTLLTHEEEAFARQAAEEKAQRLAAKLRELNIDPDSL; encoded by the coding sequence ATGACAGCCTCAGTAGAGTATATCCCCGTTACCCCGATTGAGTATCCAGATGAGGATGGTAAGCCGCTGGCTGAAGGAGATATCCAGTTCAGTTACTTGGCTTATGGAATAAATACGCTACAGATTTATTTCCAAAATCACCTAGATGTATACGTCGCTGGTAATGTATTTATTTACTACGAAATAGGTTATCCAGAATCGGTTGTCGCACCAGATGTATTTGTGGTATTTGAAGTGGAAAACCGAGACAGACGCTCTTACAAAACCTGGGAAGAAAATAATCAAACCCCAGATTTTGTCCTAGAAATTACCTCAAAAGCCACCCGTAGCAAAGACCAAGGTGCAAAGAAAGGAATTTACGCCTTTCTGGGAGTGCGTGAATATTTCCAATATGATCCTACAGGCGATTATCTCAATCCCCAACTCCAGGGTTTACACTTGGTCGATGGTAATTATTTCCCAGTGTCAGCCAATACCCTGCCAGATGGTACAGTATCCCTACCCAGTGAAGTTTTGGGGCTAGAGTTACGCCTAGAAGCAGAAAAACTGCGTTTTTACAATCCAACTACCAGTCAAACGCTGCTAACTCATGAAGAAGAAGCATTTGCACGACAAGCCGCAGAAGAGAAAGCGCAAAGATTAGCTGCTAAACTCCGAGAATTAAATATTGATCCAGATAGCCTTTAG
- the rsgA gene encoding small ribosomal subunit biogenesis GTPase RsgA — protein sequence MTGEICDATGQLLGTVVAVQANFYRVQLDQEAGEQRSGTSLREASLSETRTRTPTAMPFGYAQDKLSERGAEEKLDLNASLPSPPLLLCTRRTRLKKIGQQVMVGDRVVVEEPDWAGGRGAIADVLPRQSELDRPAIANVNQILLVFAVADPPLEPYQLSRFLIKAESTGLDVLLCLNKSDLISSQEQQQVSDRLLGWGYEPIFISVKDGINTDQAAKYLSNKITVIAGPSGVGKSSLINTLIDSAKLRVGEVSGKLARGRHTTRHIELFELPSGGLLADTPGFNQPDMDCVPEELIHYFPEARKRLAVASCRFSDCLHRDEPECVVRGEWERYEHYLEFLDAAIAHQTQLHQQADPESTMKLKSKSKGKGQSQYEPKLESKKYRRISRKTQLQDLQELYRDEE from the coding sequence ATGACAGGGGAAATTTGTGACGCAACTGGACAGTTATTGGGTACGGTGGTGGCTGTACAGGCTAATTTTTACCGAGTACAGCTGGATCAAGAGGCAGGGGAGCAGAGGAGCGGCACTTCTCTACGAGAGGCTTCTCTTTCAGAGACGCGAACGCGAACGCCAACGGCTATGCCCTTCGGCTACGCTCAGGACAAGCTCAGTGAGCGGGGAGCAGAGGAGAAACTGGATTTAAATGCCTCTTTGCCCTCGCCTCCTCTGCTGCTTTGTACCCGAAGAACACGTCTGAAAAAAATTGGACAACAGGTGATGGTAGGCGATCGCGTTGTGGTAGAAGAGCCAGATTGGGCTGGGGGGCGGGGAGCGATCGCTGATGTCTTACCCCGTCAAAGCGAATTAGATCGTCCCGCGATCGCCAATGTGAACCAAATTCTCTTGGTATTTGCCGTTGCCGATCCACCTTTGGAACCTTATCAACTAAGTCGGTTTCTAATTAAGGCTGAGTCTACTGGTTTGGATGTGCTTTTATGTTTGAATAAAAGTGATTTAATTTCATCGCAGGAACAACAACAAGTTAGCGATCGCTTACTTGGTTGGGGTTATGAACCAATATTTATCAGCGTTAAAGATGGTATCAATACTGACCAAGCAGCCAAATACCTGAGCAATAAAATTACCGTCATTGCTGGGCCTTCCGGCGTTGGTAAATCCAGCTTGATTAATACGCTGATTGACTCTGCAAAGCTGCGAGTCGGAGAAGTTTCTGGTAAACTGGCTCGTGGTCGTCATACCACTCGCCATATAGAATTATTTGAGTTGCCTAGCGGTGGTTTACTGGCAGACACTCCCGGTTTTAATCAGCCGGACATGGATTGTGTACCAGAAGAATTAATCCATTATTTCCCAGAAGCCAGAAAGCGGTTAGCAGTTGCTAGCTGTCGCTTTAGTGATTGTCTGCATCGAGATGAGCCTGAGTGTGTGGTGCGGGGAGAGTGGGAACGATATGAACATTATTTAGAATTTTTGGATGCTGCGATCGCTCATCAAACTCAGCTGCACCAACAAGCCGATCCAGAATCTACCATGAAGTTAAAAAGCAAAAGCAAAGGCAAAGGGCAGAGTCAATACGAACCCAAGCTAGAAAGTAAAAAATATCGCCGGATTTCCCGAAAGACTCAGTTACAGGACTTGCAAGAGTTATATCGGGATGAGGAATAA
- the petA gene encoding cytochrome f: MRNVFLTARLTRSARAIVKTLLIAIATVTFYFTSDLALPQSAAAYPFWAQQTYPETPREPTGRIVCANCHLAAKVTEVEVPQSVLPDTVFKAVVKIPYDLSAQQVGADGSKVGLNVGAVLMLPEGFKIAPEDRLSEELKEEVGDTFYQPYSEGKDNVVIVGPLPGEQYQEIVFPVLSPNPATDKNIHFGKYSVHVGGNRGRGQVYPTGEKSNNAVYNASATGTITKIAKEEDGDGNVKYLVNIQPESGDVVVDTIPLGPDLLVSEGQAVKTGDALTSNPNVGGFGQIDAEIVLQDASRVKWMIAFIALVMLAQVMLVLKKKQVEKVQAAEMNF, encoded by the coding sequence ATGAGAAATGTTTTCCTAACAGCGAGGTTAACTCGCAGTGCTAGAGCGATCGTCAAAACATTGCTCATAGCGATCGCCACTGTGACATTTTACTTCACCAGCGATCTAGCTCTTCCCCAATCAGCTGCCGCCTATCCCTTTTGGGCACAGCAAACCTATCCCGAAACCCCCCGCGAACCAACAGGGCGAATTGTTTGTGCCAACTGTCACCTAGCCGCCAAGGTTACAGAAGTGGAAGTTCCCCAATCGGTGCTACCTGACACTGTATTCAAAGCAGTGGTGAAAATCCCCTACGATCTGAGCGCCCAGCAGGTTGGTGCCGATGGTTCTAAGGTTGGCTTGAACGTCGGTGCAGTACTGATGCTACCCGAAGGCTTTAAGATTGCTCCTGAAGACCGTCTTTCCGAAGAACTTAAAGAAGAAGTTGGCGACACTTTCTACCAACCCTACAGCGAAGGCAAAGATAACGTCGTCATCGTCGGTCCTTTACCCGGTGAACAGTATCAGGAAATCGTCTTCCCAGTTCTTTCTCCCAACCCCGCAACCGACAAAAACATCCACTTCGGTAAATATTCAGTTCACGTAGGTGGTAATCGGGGACGCGGACAAGTTTATCCCACAGGCGAAAAGAGCAACAACGCCGTTTACAACGCTTCCGCTACTGGCACAATTACCAAGATTGCCAAAGAGGAAGATGGAGACGGTAACGTTAAATATCTAGTTAACATCCAACCTGAATCGGGTGATGTTGTCGTTGATACGATTCCTTTAGGGCCAGACCTGCTTGTTTCCGAAGGTCAAGCAGTTAAAACTGGTGATGCTTTGACCAGCAACCCGAACGTCGGTGGATTCGGTCAAATAGATGCAGAAATCGTATTGCAAGACGCTTCCAGAGTCAAATGGATGATTGCGTTCATCGCTCTTGTAATGTTGGCTCAAGTTATGCTGGTGCTGAAGAAGAAGCAGGTTGAAAAAGTTCAAGCTGCTGAGATGAATTTCTAA
- a CDS encoding SDR family oxidoreductase: MVVENQRTVVVTGASTGIGQACALLLDQLGFSVFAGVRQDVDAQTLKQKGSQRLIPIFLDVTDAESIAAAVDMVTNAVGGAGILGLVNNAGIAVPGPLELLAIAEFQHQMQVNVTGQLAVTQAFLGLLRQSRGRIINMGSIAGRSPTPFLGAYNASKFALEALTDVMRMELRPWGISVSIIEPGSIATPIWEKSLSQSEIAQHDLPQSAQNLYGQAMNIVRKKMQILASKGISADIVAQVVVHALTAKQPKTRYLVGQDAKIGALIKHILPDKLHDRLILYSMGL; the protein is encoded by the coding sequence ATGGTTGTAGAAAATCAACGTACAGTAGTGGTTACAGGAGCCTCAACAGGAATTGGTCAGGCGTGTGCTTTGCTTCTAGACCAATTGGGCTTCTCGGTTTTTGCTGGAGTACGTCAAGATGTTGATGCTCAGACACTTAAACAGAAAGGGTCACAAAGGCTGATTCCAATTTTTTTAGATGTTACTGATGCTGAATCGATCGCAGCTGCGGTTGATATGGTAACAAATGCAGTTGGTGGTGCGGGGATTTTAGGTTTAGTGAATAATGCCGGAATTGCTGTTCCTGGGCCGTTAGAATTATTAGCGATCGCAGAATTTCAACACCAGATGCAGGTTAATGTCACTGGACAATTAGCTGTGACACAAGCATTTCTTGGTCTTTTACGCCAAAGTCGGGGTCGAATTATCAATATGGGTTCCATTGCTGGTAGGAGTCCAACGCCGTTTTTGGGCGCTTATAATGCTTCTAAATTTGCCTTGGAAGCACTCACTGATGTGATGCGCATGGAGTTACGACCTTGGGGAATCTCGGTTTCAATTATTGAACCTGGTTCTATTGCGACCCCAATTTGGGAAAAGTCTCTTAGTCAATCGGAAATAGCACAGCACGACTTACCACAATCGGCACAAAATCTCTACGGTCAAGCGATGAATATTGTCCGCAAGAAAATGCAGATTCTCGCATCTAAGGGAATTTCTGCGGATATTGTCGCTCAAGTTGTTGTCCATGCGCTGACTGCAAAGCAACCTAAGACGCGCTATCTTGTTGGACAAGATGCCAAAATTGGAGCGCTGATCAAGCATATTTTGCCTGACAAGCTACATGACCGTCTAATTCTATATTCGATGGGTTTGTAG
- a CDS encoding Uma2 family endonuclease: MSQPLAATPSLEDVTESIIFPPGDIYSDEPPLESDLHREQIDLLIRLIKWWWRDRQDFYATGNLTIYFSPNQKKSEEFRGPDFFVVLDAEKKDRKSWVVWQEDGKYPNVIIELLSNSTASVDKGLKKQIYQNTFRTPDYFWFDPNNLELQGFHLVDGQYQDLVPTESGWLWSQQLGLYLAVYLGKLRFFTPDKQLVMLPEEEANQQLEQANQQLEQERQRAAILAERLRAAGIDPEQIF, from the coding sequence ATGTCTCAGCCCCTTGCTGCCACCCCTAGTTTAGAAGATGTCACTGAGAGTATAATTTTCCCACCAGGTGATATCTATAGTGACGAACCCCCATTGGAATCTGACTTACACCGCGAACAAATAGATTTACTTATCCGTCTGATTAAATGGTGGTGGCGCGATCGTCAGGATTTTTATGCTACGGGCAATCTGACAATCTACTTCAGTCCCAACCAGAAAAAGTCAGAAGAATTTCGAGGCCCTGATTTCTTTGTGGTTTTAGATGCAGAAAAAAAAGACCGCAAAAGCTGGGTTGTATGGCAAGAAGACGGCAAATACCCCAATGTGATTATTGAGCTATTATCTAATTCCACTGCCTCGGTTGATAAAGGTTTGAAAAAACAAATCTACCAAAATACATTTCGCACTCCAGATTACTTTTGGTTTGACCCAAACAACCTAGAATTACAGGGATTTCACTTAGTTGATGGGCAATATCAAGACCTTGTACCCACTGAGTCAGGTTGGTTGTGGAGTCAGCAGTTAGGGCTGTATTTGGCAGTATATTTGGGCAAATTACGCTTTTTTACACCAGATAAGCAGTTGGTGATGTTGCCAGAAGAAGAAGCAAATCAACAGTTAGAGCAAGCAAACCAACAACTAGAACAAGAACGTCAACGGGCTGCAATCTTGGCAGAACGCTTACGAGCCGCAGGTATTGATCCTGAGCAAATATTCTAA
- a CDS encoding DUF3067 family protein has protein sequence MTGQELRQMLLDKWGYSYDVQFRRAQGKIFLQVMWKYLEQASFPLSEAEYQEHLDTIANYLHALGGSTQVQTFIAQTRDRPRLGKAVSIPLDLGERSSEWIL, from the coding sequence ATGACAGGACAGGAATTACGCCAGATGTTGCTTGATAAGTGGGGATATTCTTATGATGTCCAGTTTCGACGGGCACAGGGAAAGATATTTTTGCAAGTAATGTGGAAATATCTGGAGCAAGCTTCTTTTCCCTTGAGCGAGGCGGAGTACCAAGAACATCTCGATACCATTGCCAATTATCTTCATGCCTTGGGTGGGTCAACACAGGTACAAACTTTTATTGCCCAAACACGCGATCGCCCCAGGCTCGGCAAAGCTGTTAGCATCCCTCTAGACTTGGGCGAACGTTCTTCGGAATGGATATTGTAA
- the petC gene encoding cytochrome b6-f complex iron-sulfur subunit, translated as MAQFSESADVPDMGRRQFMNLLTFGTVTGVALGALYPVVKYFIPPAAGGAGGGTTAKDELGNDVSVTKFLENRNAGDRNLVQGLKGDPTYIVVDSKEAIKDYGINAICTHLGCVVPWNVAENKFKCPCHGSQYDETGKVVRGPAPLSLALAHTSVNDDKIVLTPWTETDFRTGDAPWWG; from the coding sequence ATGGCTCAATTTTCTGAATCAGCAGACGTGCCCGATATGGGGCGTCGTCAGTTCATGAATCTGCTCACTTTTGGGACTGTCACTGGAGTAGCTCTGGGTGCATTGTATCCCGTTGTCAAGTACTTTATTCCACCAGCAGCAGGTGGCGCTGGTGGCGGTACAACAGCAAAAGACGAGCTAGGTAATGATGTTAGCGTCACTAAATTTCTCGAAAACCGGAATGCAGGCGATCGCAACCTAGTCCAAGGACTAAAGGGAGATCCTACCTATATTGTGGTAGACAGCAAAGAGGCGATCAAAGATTATGGCATTAACGCCATCTGTACCCATTTAGGTTGTGTCGTCCCCTGGAACGTTGCTGAGAACAAATTCAAGTGTCCTTGTCATGGTTCTCAGTATGACGAAACTGGTAAAGTTGTTCGGGGTCCAGCACCTCTGTCTCTGGCTTTAGCCCATACCAGCGTCAACGACGACAAGATCGTTTTAACCCCTTGGACTGAAACCGACTTCCGCACAGGTGATGCACCTTGGTGGGGTTAA
- a CDS encoding peptidylprolyl isomerase, whose amino-acid sequence MTKALQIGDVYDGRSYISDLPTEIIPFLASYNLIGQFLSQSIIESAMSTTGYANAPITCTQAEISHALKQFYQHWDLTTEQKIQDWCLRYCLTEKQLELFVTRKLRFEKFKQITWGHQLESYFLKRKRYLDQVIYSLIRTENRGIANELFFRITEGEQSFAELAREYSQGTEANTNGIIRLSGTWYYHSQFCQVTLYKASGYSSTTLTLWRIMDNFTCGKVYNCTVGQFYAPTITARKF is encoded by the coding sequence ATGACTAAAGCTTTACAAATAGGCGATGTCTACGACGGGCGTAGCTACATCTCGGACTTACCTACAGAAATTATACCCTTTTTAGCTAGTTATAACCTGATTGGGCAATTTTTATCTCAGAGTATTATCGAATCTGCGATGTCTACGACGGGCTACGCCAACGCACCAATCACCTGCACACAAGCAGAAATATCTCATGCTCTCAAGCAATTTTATCAGCATTGGGATTTGACAACCGAGCAAAAAATCCAAGATTGGTGTTTACGTTACTGTCTGACTGAAAAACAATTAGAACTTTTCGTAACCAGAAAGCTCAGATTTGAAAAATTCAAGCAAATAACTTGGGGGCATCAATTAGAATCTTATTTTCTCAAACGTAAAAGATATTTGGATCAAGTCATTTATTCTTTGATTCGGACTGAAAACAGAGGAATAGCCAACGAACTATTTTTCCGAATTACAGAAGGAGAACAGTCATTTGCTGAACTCGCGCGTGAATATTCTCAAGGGACAGAAGCTAATACAAATGGAATCATCAGGCTCAGTGGAACTTGGTACTATCACTCCCAATTTTGCCAAGTTACTTTGTACAAGGCAAGTGGGTATAGTTCAACGACCCTTACCCTTTGGAGAATCATGGATAATTTTACGTGTGGAAAAGTTTATAACTGCACAGTTGGACAATTTTATGCGCCAACGATTACTGCAAGAAAATTTTGA
- a CDS encoding PPC domain-containing protein, protein MTVYDDIGVLSATPVTRNYYNLNELDPTDVFEFSINETKNINLSVTGISASDDADLYLYQDNGNGFFDTGDQLVTSSGRGGNVDDLLNIRANAGTYFAEVRRFSSGSSGDVSYDLALSATTPNSTLSYSDLLPREFELGDLSADVIRSGTISDTNTTDTYQFSLDFYEGVDITLSGLQSDADIRLIADYNNNRIVDVGEEVARSNSGGTLSDVISNTVDSGTYFLQVNQYSSIQTAYTLTFDHFTTTYV, encoded by the coding sequence ATGACTGTCTACGATGATATCGGTGTTCTGTCTGCTACCCCTGTTACCCGCAATTACTACAATTTAAATGAACTTGATCCCACTGATGTCTTTGAGTTCAGCATCAACGAGACCAAAAACATAAATCTGTCTGTGACAGGTATTAGTGCTAGTGATGATGCTGACTTGTACCTTTATCAAGATAACGGTAACGGTTTCTTTGACACAGGCGACCAACTAGTTACTTCTTCTGGTCGTGGGGGTAACGTAGATGACTTGCTTAATATTCGAGCAAACGCAGGTACTTATTTTGCCGAAGTTCGTCGCTTTAGCAGCGGCTCATCAGGCGACGTAAGTTATGATTTAGCGTTATCTGCAACTACACCCAATTCGACACTTAGTTACAGCGATCTTTTGCCTAGAGAGTTTGAACTTGGCGACTTGTCAGCTGATGTTATCCGCTCTGGTACAATAAGTGATACCAACACCACAGATACTTACCAATTCTCTCTAGACTTCTATGAGGGTGTGGACATTACATTGAGCGGACTCCAAAGTGATGCTGACATCCGACTGATTGCGGACTATAACAACAATCGTATTGTTGATGTAGGTGAGGAAGTTGCACGCTCTAATAGTGGTGGTACTCTATCAGATGTAATTTCTAACACTGTAGATTCTGGTACTTACTTCTTGCAGGTCAATCAATATAGTAGTATACAGACTGCTTACACCTTAACTTTTGACCACTTCACCACCACCTATGTTTAA